In the Chroococcidiopsis sp. SAG 2025 genome, one interval contains:
- a CDS encoding DUF4126 domain-containing protein, which translates to MSLDVAIVEILAALSISAAAGIRMTLPLLVLGLLQGENYWYNVPIISNIYPPVVLGILISLCSIELIASKSLLGQRLLQIAYLPLCPIIGALLAIAPIQSVPKILIGIVGGFVALLLQLIQAGWFYRWNRFSLWLSFLQDSLCIFLVYLALKAPQLGGIVALILLGLAVNSYKELRQWYLRQYQSRRDR; encoded by the coding sequence TTGAGTTTAGATGTTGCGATAGTAGAAATTTTAGCGGCGCTTTCAATTTCGGCGGCGGCGGGAATTAGAATGACCTTGCCTTTGCTGGTTCTAGGGTTGTTGCAGGGGGAGAATTATTGGTACAACGTCCCCATCATATCTAATATTTACCCGCCAGTAGTGTTAGGTATACTGATAAGCCTTTGTTCGATCGAGCTAATTGCCTCGAAAAGTTTGCTCGGTCAGCGTTTGCTGCAAATCGCTTACTTACCACTTTGCCCAATTATCGGAGCTTTACTGGCGATCGCACCTATTCAAAGTGTACCAAAAATTTTAATTGGCATAGTTGGCGGCTTTGTGGCTTTACTCCTACAACTGATTCAAGCTGGTTGGTTTTATCGTTGGAATCGTTTTTCGCTTTGGCTATCTTTTCTGCAAGATAGCTTGTGTATTTTCCTCGTTTATTTAGCTTTGAAAGCACCACAATTAGGAGGTATCGTAGCACTGATTCTTTTGGGTTTAGCTGTCAACAGTTACAAAGAATTAAGGCAATGGTATCTCAGGCAATATCAATCGCGACGCGATCGCTAG
- the purB gene encoding adenylosuccinate lyase: MIERYTLPEMGEIWTETYKFKTWLQVEVAVCEAQAELGYTPAAAVAEIKAKANFDPQRILEIEAEVRHDVIAFLTNVNEYVGDAGRYIHLGMTSSDVLDTALALQLVASLDLILARLADVIAAIRKQAQQHRHTVAIGRSHGIHAEPITFGFKLAGWLAEVLRHQERLTRMREEIAVGKISGAVGTYANIEPRLEAIACAKLGLKPDTASTQVISRDRHANFVNHLALLTASIERFAVEIRNLQRTDVLEVEEYFSKGQKGSSAMPHKRNPIRSERLTGMARMVRAAAVAALENVALWHERDISHSSVERVMLPDACILTHFMLKETTDLVQNLLVYPENMARNMNVYGGVVFSQRVLLTLIEKGMSREEAYAIVQSCAHQAWNTPGGNFHDLVTKDSRIVQTLSSEEIEACFDPQHHLQHLEEVYQRLGI; this comes from the coding sequence GTGATCGAGCGTTATACTCTGCCCGAAATGGGTGAAATCTGGACGGAGACATATAAATTTAAGACGTGGCTGCAAGTAGAAGTTGCAGTGTGCGAAGCACAGGCGGAACTGGGATATACTCCCGCAGCAGCGGTAGCAGAAATTAAAGCAAAGGCAAATTTTGACCCCCAAAGGATCTTAGAAATTGAAGCAGAAGTTCGTCACGATGTCATCGCTTTCTTGACAAACGTGAATGAATATGTTGGCGATGCAGGGCGCTACATCCACTTAGGCATGACAAGTTCGGATGTCCTCGATACAGCGTTGGCACTGCAACTCGTCGCTAGTCTAGATTTGATTTTGGCACGGCTAGCAGATGTCATTGCTGCCATTCGCAAACAAGCACAGCAGCACCGTCACACTGTAGCAATTGGGCGATCGCACGGAATTCACGCCGAACCGATTACATTTGGCTTTAAGCTAGCTGGTTGGTTAGCCGAAGTCTTGCGCCATCAAGAACGCCTCACCAGGATGCGAGAAGAAATTGCTGTAGGTAAGATTTCCGGTGCGGTAGGAACTTATGCCAACATCGAGCCGCGCCTGGAAGCGATCGCCTGTGCCAAACTCGGACTCAAGCCAGATACAGCCTCAACTCAAGTTATTTCTCGCGATCGCCACGCCAACTTTGTCAATCACTTAGCACTTTTAACCGCCTCCATCGAACGCTTTGCCGTCGAAATTCGCAACCTCCAACGCACGGATGTACTTGAGGTAGAAGAATATTTCTCCAAGGGGCAAAAAGGTTCCTCAGCCATGCCTCACAAGCGCAACCCGATCCGTTCCGAACGCCTCACGGGGATGGCACGGATGGTGCGCGCTGCAGCTGTAGCAGCTTTAGAAAACGTCGCTTTGTGGCACGAACGCGATATTTCCCACAGTTCCGTTGAAAGAGTCATGCTACCAGATGCTTGCATTTTGACGCATTTTATGTTGAAAGAAACAACCGATCTGGTGCAAAATCTGCTGGTGTATCCCGAAAACATGGCGCGAAACATGAATGTTTACGGGGGTGTTGTCTTCAGTCAGCGAGTGCTATTAACTTTAATCGAAAAAGGCATGAGCCGAGAAGAAGCTTACGCGATCGTCCAATCTTGCGCCCATCAAGCCTGGAATACACCAGGCGGAAATTTTCACGATTTGGTGACAAAAGATTCTCGGATTGTCCAAACACTTTCATCTGAAGAAATTGAAGCTTGTTTCGATCCTCAGCATCATCTACAACATTTAGAAGAGGTATATCAAAGATTGGGGATTTAG
- a CDS encoding DUF1823 family protein encodes MSVPPLNTETIWAILNEEIDDNTVNQLVWHYLGYRYNETNNVWDTTNVAPEWREEYPTTPPDFIDSRPASVKLTRSIPSENKQLLKEQLGFKGYKIGEFGPRQTRRATVANWLLSYMQSQKS; translated from the coding sequence ATGTCAGTACCACCACTTAACACAGAGACAATCTGGGCGATTCTCAATGAAGAAATTGATGATAATACAGTGAATCAATTAGTTTGGCACTATCTAGGCTACCGTTACAATGAGACAAACAATGTTTGGGATACTACAAATGTAGCTCCAGAATGGCGCGAAGAGTATCCGACTACGCCCCCAGATTTTATTGATAGTCGCCCAGCCAGCGTTAAGCTGACTCGTTCGATTCCGTCAGAAAACAAGCAATTATTAAAAGAACAATTGGGTTTTAAAGGTTACAAAATTGGTGAATTTGGTCCACGTCAAACTCGCCGCGCTACGGTTGCTAATTGGTTACTGAGTTATATGCAATCGCAAAAATCTTGA
- a CDS encoding NAD(P)-dependent oxidoreductase, with amino-acid sequence MTNKIIPQYVDENSREKELDFLLDDRTPSNFMKIAYLGLGIMGSGMVGNLLQAGHSVTVWNRTPDRCTPLVEKGASQADTPAQAVANAEIVMYCLSNEAAIADTVFGEDGILSGVHQGQIAIDMSTVHPNTSRREATAYAEKGVEFIDAPVFGSKNESAAGGLWIVVGGKKEVFEKVKPILEPLSETIIHYMGETGMGATMKLVGNAVVISQIEALGEAMILAKKAGLNPQDVLDVLHVTDFKSPIFDGIGSTLVKRDFSTSFALKWLLKDANLIAQLAQDNNSPIPAIALARETVKAAVNHGWGEENASAAIKALELQAGIEIK; translated from the coding sequence ATGACCAATAAAATTATCCCCCAATATGTAGACGAGAATTCTCGTGAGAAAGAGCTAGATTTCCTCTTAGACGATCGCACACCGAGTAATTTCATGAAGATTGCATATCTTGGCTTAGGGATCATGGGTAGCGGGATGGTGGGTAATCTCCTCCAAGCCGGACATTCGGTTACAGTCTGGAATCGGACACCGGATCGCTGCACTCCCTTGGTAGAAAAAGGTGCGAGTCAAGCCGACACTCCAGCACAAGCAGTAGCCAACGCGGAGATCGTCATGTATTGTTTGAGCAATGAAGCAGCGATCGCAGATACCGTTTTTGGTGAAGATGGTATTCTTTCTGGGGTACATCAGGGACAAATTGCGATCGATATGAGTACCGTTCATCCAAATACAAGTCGGCGGGAAGCAACTGCATATGCAGAGAAAGGGGTAGAATTTATCGATGCACCCGTTTTTGGCAGTAAAAATGAGTCTGCGGCTGGTGGTTTGTGGATTGTTGTTGGTGGGAAGAAAGAAGTTTTTGAGAAAGTCAAACCCATTCTCGAACCCTTAAGTGAAACCATCATTCATTATATGGGCGAAACGGGCATGGGTGCGACGATGAAATTAGTTGGTAATGCAGTTGTGATTTCCCAAATTGAAGCCCTTGGAGAAGCGATGATCTTAGCCAAAAAAGCGGGCTTAAATCCTCAAGATGTACTCGATGTTTTGCACGTAACCGATTTTAAATCCCCTATTTTTGATGGGATAGGAAGTACGTTAGTTAAAAGAGATTTTAGTACGAGTTTTGCCTTGAAGTGGTTGTTAAAAGATGCAAATTTAATCGCGCAACTCGCTCAAGATAATAATTCTCCCATTCCCGCGATCGCACTTGCCCGCGAAACAGTTAAAGCTGCGGTAAATCATGGCTGGGGCGAGGAGAATGCTTCAGCAGCAATTAAAGCTTTGGAATTACAAGCGGGAATAGAGATAAAATAA
- a CDS encoding SDR family oxidoreductase, which produces MPEEQPLQPPQQQEQRPGKESEMTPQPKADDSKYRGSGKLQGKVALITGGDSGIGRAVAIAYAKEGADVAILYLNEHDDAKETKRLVEEQGKRAVAIAGDIGDENFCKQAIQQTIDEFGKLDILVNNAAEQHPQESIEQISAEQLERTFRTNIFGMFFMTKAAMPHLKEGSAIVNTTSVTAYQGNPTLLDYSSTKGAIVAFTRSLSKSLVEKGIRVNAVAPGPVWTPLIPSTFPEDKVANFGKQVPMKRPGQPEEIAPSYVFLASDDSSYIAGQVIHPNGGTVVNG; this is translated from the coding sequence ATGCCAGAAGAACAACCGTTACAACCTCCTCAACAGCAAGAACAAAGACCGGGAAAAGAGTCTGAAATGACTCCTCAACCCAAAGCCGATGACTCTAAATATCGTGGTAGTGGGAAGTTGCAGGGTAAAGTAGCGCTAATTACTGGCGGCGATAGCGGCATCGGACGGGCAGTAGCCATTGCTTATGCTAAAGAAGGCGCAGATGTGGCAATCCTCTACTTGAACGAACACGACGATGCGAAAGAAACAAAGCGTCTCGTAGAAGAACAGGGAAAACGGGCGGTAGCGATCGCGGGCGATATTGGCGATGAAAACTTCTGTAAGCAAGCCATACAACAAACGATTGATGAATTTGGTAAGCTCGATATTTTAGTGAATAACGCCGCCGAACAGCATCCTCAAGAAAGCATCGAACAAATTAGCGCCGAACAATTGGAACGTACTTTCCGCACCAATATTTTTGGCATGTTCTTCATGACAAAAGCAGCAATGCCTCACTTAAAAGAAGGTAGCGCGATCGTCAACACAACTTCTGTCACCGCATATCAAGGCAATCCAACACTATTAGATTACTCTTCCACCAAAGGCGCGATCGTTGCCTTTACGCGATCGCTATCTAAGAGCTTGGTTGAAAAAGGCATTCGCGTCAATGCCGTTGCTCCTGGTCCGGTTTGGACTCCCCTAATTCCTTCAACTTTCCCAGAAGATAAAGTCGCCAATTTCGGTAAGCAAGTCCCGATGAAAAGACCCGGACAGCCAGAGGAAATTGCCCCCAGCTACGTATTTCTCGCCTCGGATGACTCTTCTTATATTGCAGGTCAAGTGATTCATCCCAACGGCGGTACGGTTGTGAACGGGTAA